agagtcggtattgatttagattgtattatgataccgtatgtcgactgacattgatcagagtatattttgatttaaatattgatCAGAGCATGTTCCGGATTGGgttatttattgatattgtgactgttcaatattgtgattaccatatttgggaatggaccgagatagagtcgggaattcttcttcatcttctgaacgagaaaagaaaggtataagtcaatgtggtattgggagatcgacttgagtcagtttagacttgggtttccctaaatcacatactttactttatgcattgatatttgcattgattgattgatatacttgttttcttgagttatagattacaggtattagaagagtaatcttatgacagaagtgccggtagtggtgggatcaccacgggcacattgcacgatgtcataagatggtgtattggcggatgtgccaaagacggtcactggatgttggttatcgatgtggatagattgatagcttcttctattactgttagttgatattatatcgatgtggatagatgtatagcttattctattactgttgattgatattatatcgatgtggttagattcatcgttccttctattactgttaatcgattatatcgatgtgaatagaatcggactttgttctattactggtaatcgatatcctatcaatgtggatagaatcaaggcttgctctattactgttaatcgataatatatcaatgtggatagaatcagggcttcgtctattactgttaatcgatactgtatcggtgtggatagaactggagtcttttctattactgttaatcgatactatatcggcgtggatagaactggagtcttttctattactgttagtcgatatatgcataccaacttctggaatcgggatccctagactatgattgagtctagtctgaattatgtagctacgagtattatTGACAATGTTTCAGATTCGTTACATATggttgatacctgattacatgttttatatttgtttatatgattgcatgtttcattgatttatactgggagttattctcaccggtttatccggctgttgtcttgtctgtatgtgtacttgacaacaggtgggacaggataagggtcaggaagagaacgaggctggactagatagcgtggagatccgggcttcagaagcaacttaggattcagtactgatatgtaattgaacctagttggattattgtagatcatacaataattatatgttatgtttaatatgtaattggaatttaattacattacgtttccgctttgcatttaaaaaaaaaaataaaatttttagaccctgttttctaatagattaattagtcccaaagatgattaataagaagatcagcgtccgggtccccacagaagcCTGATCAATTTCAGtttctgcgcacttaggtaaacacattagaaacaaataaacaagttttgttaacatcaaaatcaagattgcgaacataaaATGTTCCAACACCGAAGCTTGCTGGAATCTTTGCTGAATAAAAGGTGAGAGAAGCTGCTGAAAGGTGGGGGTGGGCTGCTGATGATGTAATTTAGGTTTAAGCTTTAGTTTAGGTGGTAATTAAGTGGATTATTATGCACCAATGGACcttcttttaaaattaaatggttttaaaggGTTTTGAATCATTAAGCAATAAAATAAACTCATCAAGCCCAAAAAAaccccgaaaaatatttcatttaggtacatttttgaaaatgttgcacgagccctcaaaaagtccaccgtatcgttaaaatttgcgtaccagtTAAAAATATAACCCGGCGAGTAAAAATATCCAACCAAGGCccatttttaaaaatcatacttaaaaacacctcatattaaataattaaaataattattccataaaaatatttttcctgataATTCCCTGATCTTCGTTCCTCATTCGAGCGCGAAATACATCTTAAAAGCCATTATgcatgaaatttaaataaaccatgaattaaaacaaaaattaatgaaataaacatgcatttaatgttttaaaaaatttaataaaataccaaagaaatttaataacttacatacatgtggtttacgtggaccttcaaatttttgggacgttaTATATTTTGCTCGTTGCATCAACCCTCCACTTAAAATATTTGGAATGACACGAATTCGACTATGCGAAGGAATAAATCCCTTTGCATATGGAATCTTCGCCATAATAATTCATGATCTCAATTCAGATACCTTATTTTATGTGTTCCGACGGAAGTTTTTTGAGCCAGCTCAAGTGGCATTTGTTATTATTGAATTATCAATGACAACATTTCCCCATCTGTACTATCTATCCACTCTTCTTTAAAGAATTATATCGATGGTGAAGTCATTTGTGCTTTCAGATATTTTGGAATAAAAAAATGAAGCAAAAAATCCTTGACAAATCAATGATGCACACCTCAGGCTCAGTTCGGTAAAACTGAGTATGGAATTGCTTCCCCATATCTTGCCAACTTATGATTGAGTTTCGGGGAGTGCGGCATACCACGAAAATGTCGTGCCAGTAAGAGTATTTGGGAACAATCTCTACTTCAAACTAGTAAAGTTTCCCAAGTTCACCATTTCTCCACACCTTATAGTGAACCTAGCAACGTGCTCAAGGCTAGATTGACTATCTTCTCCAGAAAATAGGCTGAAATTTGGTATTTTTAACCTCTGGGAAATGGATCGTTGACATCTATGTGGTTGGGGTATGGCTTGTGACACTCTGGGAGGCCAATTTGTCTCAAGGCCGGCCAGTACATTTCTGGCACAATTTCTCTCACCATATCACGATGGATCATTGCTGAATTTTTGGTGGGGAGTAGATGGTGATAATATTTTGCCCCCCGAGCCTGAGACTCTGAACTGTAACCAGCATTCCATCCTTGGAAATTTCCATCAAGTCCCTGATAACCCAAGTGTGGTATATCATCATACTTTCCTGTTTGATATAAATTATTAGTAATCGCATAGACTTGTTTGACAGGTTGTTTCGAACTCCCTGCCCCATCTGTACGTGGATATGACCGAAATCTTCCACCTAAAATTTCCTCCTTTTTACGTGGTGGTGTGTTCCTTCCTTCCTGTTGGTTTGGGAGTGCGAACTCTGAGCGGCGGGGATCACCAACCCCTGAGTTTCCTACTCCCTGGTCAAATTCATGGACTTGGTTTCTTCCGTGGTTCCCTTCTTTTTCACTTGCATTCTGCTCTTTGTTGGTTGATTGGTTTGGTTTATCCAATACTGTTCTCAAGCAATCAGACACAGCTTTGGACAGTGCTTGTGATATTCCTTCAATTTTCATCGTAGAACTTTTGAACCAAAGGATTTGAAATATGAGCATATACCTCTGGAACATAACTTGGAAGGAAATCCAACTCTCTGGTCGGCTCTTCAGCAGCCGGTTGTTCTGTCTGCCGAGCATAAATAAGTCTCTTCCTGGCTTGGTAGAGACTGCCCATTCCCTTGATTGACGTTTTTTTCCTAATTGGTGACATAATGGTGCCCTACCGGACGTGCCAAAAATTGTTTGCATAATATTGATATTTGTGGGCATGCCATGTGCGAAGTTGAACCAACTTgtgtgaaaaaaaataaaatctaacttctaaatatTCAAGTGACGTGAATTTTAAATTCGACCgtcggttctaatctcctaaaacaaatgcaatgccaaaaatgaagaaaactatTGGAAATTTATGGAAATAAATTCCTAACACaattttaaatttacaaaaactGTAGGAATTTatcaaaacattaaaaatatacTAAATTATTGCTGAAATCTAAAACGAGAAGATCTAGAATGCTAGAACAACTACTGGAAAGCTTGAAAATTAATGCTTGAAGACTGAAAATTAGCAGAGAGCTTTTTGCAGATTTTGTGTGTGTAGAATTGTGTCTGTTCTATGTTTGTCGATGTCCCTTTTCTTCCCAGCGCCTGTGCGGTTTTTCTTCACTCTCCATGATCCACGTTCTTCCGTTTTTCATTCCACGATTCTCTCCCTCCTCCCACGATTTTCTACCTCTTCAGTGCCTTGTGATCAATTTGAATCGATGGAAATTGTCCGCCACGTTTGATGGACTTGTATAATTAAATTGAGCtttataattaaattgggcTTCACTAATTGAACAATTTTTAACCCAAACAGATGGATTCAATGAAATGGCTATATTTTagttactaaaaatattttttgcaaaaaattGTGATATTTGTTAATATTCTTCAACATTTCAGTAATTTATTTATCATCACCAAGATACAACATTTACTTCTTGATTTTCACTTCAtgtttttttgtaaattttcttaatcaaatcaaatattttttaaaaaaattattatgcatatataaatcatgatatttaaaatttcatgcgTGTGATTTAatcactaataataataaattgagagaaaaaaatgGTAGAATAATGTGGGCATTTTAGGATTTTAAATAATACAGGGTTATATGTAAGACATACTATTTTTAAAAGTAAAGATTTTAAATGAGTTAGTTTAACTAAATTATCTATAATAAATTCAACCACTTTAATTAAACGTATTATTAATtactttaattataaataaaaaatatattgtttttttacatcttttttaattatattttaaacaacaaatctatttaaattttcatataaGTAAATAAACAAGAGTAAAAACACGTGTAGATTCCTCTCCTACTACAGAAAAAAGAGAAATTGGTATTCCCAGGAGCTGATCGCTCTCTTTCGGTTTGCCGAGTCCATCAATGGCGACCCGCCTACCAATTCTCCTCGTACTTTTGGTGGCAACTTCTTTTGGTAGATCTTCATCTCAAACGTAAGAAAACCCTTTAAGCTGTCGACTTTATTTAGCTTGTTTTGATGCAAAATGCGCGATCTGGAGTTGCCTTCTGTAGTAAGCGGTTTGTACTCTCGCGGGTGCGTGATTTTTGTTTGAGTACGTTTCACCATTGTTGTTGCGAAGAATTTAAAGACGGAAGTAGTTTTTATTCACTGATTTTAATTGTAATTAGCGTCATATTCTTGGAGGGCAGTTGAATTATGGCTGGAGTTATATTTGTACGTGATTAACATGTTGagtttggatgattttgttgaatTTGTGGCACTTCTCTTCCAAATGAATGCTTTAGGAGATGTTTATTTTGCATTTTCCTTTCATGTATCTTTGTTTTGTTTGCAATTTCAGCGGTCTAAGAGAATTGAGATCCTTGGAGATTAACCAACAGAAAGGAGTTCAAATGAAAATTTCAATGCATCCAAAAAGTATCGACCCATCACAAGTCATTCAACTCTTACGGCAACCAAGGTCAGGCAATCCAAATAATTGGTGACTCCATTGACATGGTATTGCCACCATGTTCagaaaatttgataaaatatgCATTTTATTGTTCggaaaatgttaaatattatctTGGTTTCGTGGTTTGGTTCTAATGGATATGGTTTGGAATTTTAATTAGGTGATTATGGCTTTATACTTTTATCTGTTCTGAAattgaaatttctattggattgatGACACTGTTCTGTGGACAGGTTTTTCCTCTATAAAAGCTTTCTATCCGATGACGAGTGTGATTACCTGATTTCTGGGGTAAATCCCACTTGTCTTACTTATGTTACCATTGTGATTTTTTGCTTTCTCGTTGTTCTTAAAGTACGCATGGGATTATACTGTACAGGGTGAATCAACATCGAAAGTTGACAAGATTAAGGTCAATTTGGATGTTTCGTCAAACTCAAATGTAAGTTTTTCATCTTTTGAGATCTAGGAAGTTATGGGCTGTTTATGCACTAAGAGATCTTATAACTTCTTTCCATGTAAATTATTCAGATGAGTTTGCCTCTTATCTGTTAAGATAATTTGCTGAAAGAAGTTTAAAATATTGTGCCGAGTTTTTGTCGCGTTCCTTCGAGCATTATCATTTGTATGGCTTGTAGGATGAAATTGTTTCAAGAGTTGAGGAAATGATCTCTGCTTGGACTTTCCTTCCTAAAGGTATATTCATATGCATGTTGGTGGACACTTTTTGTCTTGCAATCTTTTTTTGTTTGCTCTTTGTATGTCCACCTTTTCAACTGGTTTATGGTTTGCATAACAGGCTGTCTTTAATATTTTCAGAGAACAGTAAATCTTTGCAGATTCTGCACTTTGGGCCTGAAGACTCAAAACAAAGTTATAATTATTTTGATGTTAAATCTTCAGAGAAATTTGGTAATCTTTTATTTGCCACAGTTATATTGTATCTCTCAAATGTCGATCACGGAGGTCAGATAATTTTCCCTGAATCAGAGGTAAGAGAAAATTCCCAGTCACTTTCATTTTCACTATGTTGGGTTCTATTTTTTCCAGTTATGCAATCGGTTGTAAATTTTCTGCAGTACAAAATGTGGTCCGACTGTGTGaagagtaaaaatattttaaaacctaGCAGAGGGGACGCCATCTTATTCTTCAATCGACATCTCAACACCACCCTTGATCGGAGTAGTTTCCATGCCAGATGTCCTGTCCTTAGTGGTGAAATGTGGTGTGccacaaaattattttattttaaaggcaTAACCCTTGAAAAGGATACGTTGCAATCTGACGATGCTGATTGCTCCGATGAAGATGAAAATTGTCCTCGGTGGGCTGCTGCAGGAGAGTGTGAAAGGAATTCGGTTTTCATGACCGGATCTCCTGATTACTATGGTACATGTAGGAAGAGCTGCAATGCATGCTGATGGTGATATTGAAATCAAGTATATAGATCTCATAATCACTTGCCATGTATCATGTTTGAAACTTTACTTTGATGTAGAGTAGAATTTTTCAGTTAACGATGATCTCTGTGTACATTCCTCACAGTATGGTTCACCTAAAGTTGACAGTTTTCTTGTTCTTGTAAATTTTGTTTATTTCTGTAACTACTAGCTCTGAAACAAGTTGCATATACTAAATAAAAAGTATGAACTAGTCTTCCCTATGATGCAAGGTGAAAAATTGTTCAAGGCATTATCTGGTTTTTCTTGAATTATATCGACATTTGTCAAGTTAGGATTAAATTCTGAAACTCTTGATGGTTGAAAGAATGGCAGCAAAATATTCTATTAATTTTTTGTGGGAAGCATTAAATGCTTATATGTAAGGTTGTGTGCATGACATAAAAAAGCTGACTGCGGTGAGATTAAAAGTTTACTTGCTAGAGGGAAACTTGCATTGCTTGCTCCTATTTCTTGGAAAATGACCAAAGCATGGTCAATGATACCATGATAGCACACATGGGAAACATAGAAATAAAGTTAGCTAAAGTATTGGTTTGTAAATTTCATGGGAGAGCTCTGAAGAACTCTGCagaagccaaaaaaaaaaaaaaagaagcttACTTGTGGACTCTTGTAGTTAGGCAAGACGATGAAATATGTTTTTACAGCTGATCAAGTACCAGCTTTTTGTTCATCTGTCAAGGAAGAGTAGATAAAAGCTAAATGGATTGTTATCACGCCATATTTGCATTTTTTACATTTTCTTTCTGTATAGAGGGTATGATCCCGGGACAACGATGAATATTGACAAAATCCAATATTCTTAAAGACCCAAGTCTTTAAGTTTTTAGCATGAAAGCAATAATAGAGACCCCCCGAgtcttaaaattttttctcttcCGTGAATCTTGCTGTGTCAATGGATTTCTTTACCCTGTtcagattatttttttttaatgaacatTCTCATTAAAATTGGGTAAAAATTTGAAGTACAGAAAAAGGCAGGCATCTCAAATGGGACTCATAAAAAGGTACTAGAAATAAACTACAAGTACGTCACCATCTTAGATACATCAATAGAACAAGAAACACAGCGAAAAACAGTAATCTTAACCCTACGGGACAATATCTTCAATTTGCGGCTTGACTTCATCAAACATCATCTTGTTCCTAGCGTTCCAAATGTAGTAAATCGTAGACGCAAGGGCAGTAATCCTCATCCGAGACAACGTCGAGTTCCCTCGGTAGTAAGATCTGAATGCTTTCAAAATAGCAGATGGTGATCCCATAATTTTCTGCATATCCAACCAATTACGAATCTCGTTCCAAATAGCTGCCGAGAAGCCGCATTTGAAGAACAGGTGTTGAACCGATTCATGCTGAATATTGCACAACACACACGATTTGTCATTGGCAAAGGGTAAACGATCTCTAGTGAGGAGTTTCGCATGGGCCGTGAGCCAAAGAGTAAATCTGTGCTTGGGGAGAATGAAAGAACGACTAAGTAGTGGTTTCCATGGCCATTTTCCGTTTGAATTACTAAACCAATCATAATCACGAGATAGCCCCTTATCATCCACGAACCAAGAGTGTAAGATGGCAGAAGCACCGGAGACTGAACCCATTTTCTGTAATAATGTATCTCTAATAGATATTATCTCCAATTCCAAACATCTCCGAAGTTACAATATTGATGGTTAACCCATTTGATCCATAAGTTGTCTTTCTTCAAGTGAATCTTCCAAAGTGTTTTCGCaatcaatgccaaattccaagCCCTTAGATTTTTCAATCCCAATCCACCGTCTGAAAGAGGCTTACAAAGAGTGTCCCAAGCAATCGGAGGCCGTTTAGATGGCCAAACAAACTTTCGGCACAAAGAGTTGATCGAGTCGATGACACAGTTTGGCACGGGTAGAATTGATAACCAAAAGCATTCAATACTTTGTACGACAGATCTAATCAACTCAAGCTTCCTAGCATAAGAAAGTGAGTGCCTTGGCCAAGAATTAATCCTAGCAGCAATGGCATCAACAAGTTTGCAGTAATCTGATGCTCTCATCTGTTTGGCAGCTAGTGGTATACCAAGATATCGAAAAGGTAATGTACTTTGACAGAAGCCAGTAATCTGCAGAATTTCCTGTCTGGTTCTATCTTCCATCCCAGCCATGTAAATGTTCGATTTCAACATGTTTACACATAACCCATCCATGTCCCCAAAAATGTTCAAGCAATTCATCACCGAAAGGAATAATTTATTCCTTTATTATTTTGctaaattgataatatcaatttaagattttgcctttctagactataagatatttattgatttatttctagattataaatttgtttgatttatttttaggTGATAAGATCGGGGTTGATTTATCTCTAGATATTATAAGATTTGTTTTTAATATTACTTTTATATCTAAGATATTTTATCTttgtttaaaagagtttaatatCTAATCAAATCTTGTTTCCATATTTTTTGTAGGACTCTTTTATGGAATATCTTTTAGGTCAAGCCATGGATAAAAAGATATATAGCCCTACAGCTGTACTAGGGAGTTTCAAAGTGTGCTTCCAAAGACTTTTCAGAGAGTTGGTAGAGAGGAGGCTTTTGAGAGACAAGTGGGGTAGTAGAAAGAGAAAGGCTTTGGAGAGAGAAAATGTGTGGTAGAGGGAGAATTGGACAGAGAGTTTTTTGTTGAGAAGAAAATCATTTTGCTCTGTAGATTTTCTGTGATCGGTGATCACTTTTGTAGGAGCTTTTCATGTGAGCCTTTTGGTGTGACTCTTTCGTGAGGTCGGCAGAGGAGCGCATACACAGAAGAAAAATACGAAAGCCGAGCCTATTTTGATGAGACGCttttattttatgcatctagttttgagtattggtttattttgatgcatGTTAATTCCTTGGAGTATCAAGGAATTTAGTTTTGTTAttttcactagtattgtttttttgtgtaaacgatttacatatttttctagtgaaatTTTTGCCATGAGACATCGCACAAAtattcgtacttgtgcataatttaaatctggtgttaatttattaaatttatatttgtgtgttaaataatta
This genomic interval from Primulina eburnea isolate SZY01 chromosome 16, ASM2296580v1, whole genome shotgun sequence contains the following:
- the LOC140816386 gene encoding probable prolyl 4-hydroxylase 12 produces the protein MATRLPILLVLLVATSFGRSSSQTGLRELRSLEINQQKGVQMKISMHPKSIDPSQVIQLLRQPRFFLYKSFLSDDECDYLISGGESTSKVDKIKVNLDVSSNSNDEIVSRVEEMISAWTFLPKENSKSLQILHFGPEDSKQSYNYFDVKSSEKFGNLLFATVILYLSNVDHGGQIIFPESEYKMWSDCVKSKNILKPSRGDAILFFNRHLNTTLDRSSFHARCPVLSGEMWCATKLFYFKGITLEKDTLQSDDADCSDEDENCPRWAAAGECERNSVFMTGSPDYYGTCRKSCNAC
- the LOC140816143 gene encoding uncharacterized protein; this translates as MGSVSGASAILHSWFVDDKGLSRDYDWFSNSNGKWPWKPLLSRSFILPKHRFTLWLTAHAKLLTRDRLPFANDKSCVLCNIQHESVQHLFFKCGFSAAIWNEIRNWLDMQKIMGSPSAILKAFRSYYRGNSTLSRMRITALASTIYYIWNARNKMMFDEVKPQIEDIVP